The Setaria italica strain Yugu1 chromosome VIII, Setaria_italica_v2.0, whole genome shotgun sequence genome includes the window GTGCGCAGGCTGGTGTACCGGAGCAAGCAGCGGGGGTTCCTGGAGCTGGACCTGGTGCTGGGGTCCTGGGTGGAACAGCACGTCCACTCCATGGACGAGTCCAACATCCGCGCCCTCCTGCAAGTGCTCGACCTCGTAAGTTCCCCTGCCTGTGGCCGACCAATTCCTCCTCTGTCGCGTCCGAGGCTATGTATTGCCTCAGCGATTGAAGAATTAGATGCAGTTTAGATAGGGGAAAGCAAGGATTTGGGGAAGATTCGAAAGAGAAGAAGGGGAACGACCAGGGAAAGTGCTTGCTCTGCCTTGTAGTTGTAGCGTATTCTCCTTCACAAGTTGCTGTTTCCAGCGCTTTAGTCTTAATTTCGTCTGTCTGATGGTTCTTTTGTGCCATCCTGTTTTTTGTTGGAGCAATTGGATCAATCAATTAATCCATTAGTATGTTGGTTGGTTGTTGAGGAATCTGTTACGCAGTGTGACGCTGAACCATGCTGTACCCTTTCCCCTGAAGATATATGTTAGCAACATTAGGAGCCAGATATTCCTTGTAAATTCATACAATCAATCCTTCTTCAAGAAATTGGAAAGCAGTTTGTCTTTACATGGTCCATTCAAGGTCAAGGTCTTCAAATTTTtaaaggaaaaatataagtCACTGGTCACTACTCTTTCAGTCAAACGTCTCTTCAGGCTAAATTTTCTTGTAAGGGGCACAAGAAGTGTGCTTGGTGATTTCAAATTGTCTATGTTATGTTCTATTTATTCTTAAGGTCAATAGGTTTATGGAACTACAAAGAATCATGTGCTCTTTGAGTGGGCTCTTTTATGTTTTTAGGGGAAAATAAAAGCTCCTATAAGTTGCATGATTAAGAAAACTCCTATGTTAAGTATATAAGAAAAACACCTATATTTTTCATCGTTTCATATTGGGTCATGTTTACTCAGCTGTATTGAAATGAAAAGCAGTTCCTAGAAACCAAATAGTAGCGTGCTTGATCTTGCTTAGAGGAACATTGCTCTCTGTGAATTCAGTGTCTGTGCACTAtgctgaaaggaaaaaaaaaggtttgggGTTGGGCGTGGGGGTGGAGTGGGTGGGATAGGCATAATAGTAATGACATAGTTTGCAAATCTCATGTACTTCGTTGTTGCTGTAACATCGAGATTTTGAACTTTGAAATTTGAATCAACAGAAAACAAAGCTGGATCTTTGTGCCTTGCCTTAAGCAAAGATGCATATCTCTTTGTCTTAACATCATGTTGGAGCTTCACAGTTTCTAATAGTAATTAAAAATCAAAACAATGTTTCCTACTTGCCAATTTCAGAACTTGTTTCTATAATACTGCTTCAGTTATCACTAGATCACGGCCATGAATAGGTCCACTTGAATCCTCCCAGATGCCCCTACCAGTGTTGTTCTTTACCTTTCCATTCCGGCTATGAATAGGTCCACTAGAATCAGTGCAGAAGGCCCTATCAGTGTTGTTCTTTACCTTGGCATTCCATCATATTACCTATGATTTGTCAGGTTAGTGATCATTAGGGGCCTTAACTGGGTAGCTTCTGTATGGGCCATCCACCTTTTGATCGTGATATATGGAATTATCTCTCTGTTACATATATTATATACTGTCTGGACCagaaatttttttcttttgggctTTATGAACACTAACGTGCGTGTTGTAACATCTAACCATTAATCACAATCAGATGCAAATTCCACTCCTTAAGCTGATGTTTGCTTTTTAAAACTTTGGATGTTACGTCTAGACTCAGGAGTCAAGACATTTTGAATACCAGTTTCAGAGGGAGAGACTATGATCCCTATGGCCCTGAAGTCATCGAAGAATTTCTTTTATCAAATACTGTTTCAAATTTATATTTAGTCTTGATCTGGTGACTACAGGAAAACCCAGATTTGTGGAAATGGTTTACTGGTCAGGAGCAGCCACCAGAGGATTTGAATTCTAATCCGGTATGTTATACTGCAACCATTGTTCTGCTACTTCATTTTTTTCAAGGAACGACTGCTGCTTTACTGGACAGTTCATGATCAAATAGGTGTTCACTGCCATCAAGTCTAAGGTCACAGATAACCTGTCCAAGCATGCCTCTCCTGAGACCCGATCAACACCAGGTCAGCCATGGGTGCGAGGATGGGATGACATAAAGAAAGGCAAAGATGGACCAAAGTACGGAAATCAGTGAAGAGGCGCTTGAAACAGGGGTGGCAGTTTTATGTCCTTAATAAGGCCCTGTCTCTTTTCTCTTGCATATTGTTCTGGTGTAGAATAAATTAAACTGTGGCTGGCATGTGTGACGTGTGTGACCATTTGTTGAAGTGATCTGGAGAATCAGTTTATAGCTGTGGATTGGTGCTAATATGCTCTGTATATTTCCATACCCCTGGGCCCTGGTGCCAACCACTAACTCTCCTGCTCCCGGCAGTTCTGGGTTAGGGACCTCTTTTCTCTGCTCCAAATGTGTTTATATTGTTTTTCTGTTTGGTGGCAAGGTAAAACATTCATACTGAaaccttttatttttgaaaatgtgAACAAGTGCCATTGTCAGAAAGCAGGATCATGTTCCTTTCGAAATTGCATAAACTATAGTCTTGTCCATGTTAATTCAGTGCTGTACAGTTCACTTTTTCCACTTCTCATATGCTGTAAAAATCATGATATCATTCTTATTTACAAAAAAATGAACAAATGGAAGAATAAGGCAGCCTGTATGAACAAATGATATGATACACCAGGAAAACTGCACAGGAGATTGGACAGACACGATGGGCTTTGCAGCGTGAAATCTTGCGACAGTGAATGAATTATCACTGACATGTTGTGGAACTTATGAAGCAGCCGGGGCTTGCTGGGCTCGGATCACCATTTCTTCAGTAGTTGTCCCTATGATCTCATTTGCCCGCTTCAATGGAACACATAGGATCCTCCCAATTGAGTCCTGAGTAGAGAATTATTGTAAGGACCTAGGTTCAGAAAATTTGAACTGGCAGATGCTTCGGCTGTGGAAGATTCACCGTAGTCGCCTTAAACATTACTCAGAAGATACATGTTGTATCCCCATTCCTTCTGGTCTTTTTGGTGATAATTTTGAGTTTGCAAAAAGAACTTACCCGAGAAACAATACCCAGCTTTTCTAGCTTCTTTACAGCATCCACAACATCAAAGTTGCACTCCACGCCAAACTCTTCCTTGATGAGCTGTTCGCAACGTAAATCAAGATCCTGGAAGGATATAAGATACATCATATCAGCAAGTCATTTGTAAAGGTCCTTTTTCTCAGTAACATGAGGTTGCTCCCCCATATGACAATAAAAAAGGACAAACACTGCAGCTGTGCACTAATATACTGCCCAAGCAGAACTTTGATTGCACAAGATGTGGCAGAAATGTCATTGAAAGCAATGCAGAAACTAAGGAGATATGGTTACCTGTATAGTGGCCTTTCCTTGCTCCATCAAAATATAGTAAGAAACGATAACCTCCTTAACCTGCAAAAACAGTTTTAAATTATGTTGGTGGCACATGCTAGGCAAGTTAAATTTTCAAGGACTTGTGATGGTTCCATACTTCTTGCTGGATCACATCATCACACAAGTGAAGAAGTGTTCCTTTCCCACTATCAAGTTGCTTATCATACATTGACTTTGTAATCAAATTTTGGTATGTGACCATATTTGCTTGGAATCTGTTTGGAAAGAGATAAATTCATTGTATATCAGTGTAGTACTAGGAAATTGACCAAGTTGGTAAAATGTACTATTCCTTCAGAACCTTCAAGTGATACTTAAAGTGTCATATGAGCAAAAGAATGCTTTATTATGAGGTATAAATTAAATAACTTACGTGAAGTAGATCTTTGCACAGTATCCAATCAGACCAGATAAGATAGCTGTAACAAACCATATGTCAGCCTTTGGCATTTCAAGAGAACTTATTAGAGTGACCTGAAAGGAAACCACTATTCAGATGGTTGAAGATAAATAAGTAGTATGCCTGTTTAATACCAAAAGCATAAGAGACGACATACCAATCCAATCACGGCAGATATTAGAAATGTAACCCAGTCCATTGGTGTTAAACTAGGGTTTTTCTTCTCTGGCTGCAACAAAAATACTGATGTAAGGTACTCTAGGAGAACAAACAGAACATGCCCAGATTTAGTGACAGAAATTGCACTTCCTGTAACATATATATTACCAGGACTAGCTCCATATCGGCCATTGGAATGTGCTTGAAGTGCTTTACATATATCCCACGATCTGGTTTACTTTCTGTGCTAGCCTTCCTGTAATGTTAGAATCAGAAAAAGCTACTATGTAGGTGTGTAACATCTAAATATAAGAGATTACTTCAAGATTTAAGAAAACTAATGGAAAAAATGAGTACAGAAATACATACCTATACACCACGATCATCCTTTCAAATGCAGGCTCTTGAATGGTCATTTTTCTTAACAGATTCTTTATGCTGCCATAAAAATGATATATAACACATTAGAAAATAAGTTCAACTTTAGTTTATCAAAATTTCTGTGAAACAAGCCTTAATCAACCTTAGCTCCATTTTCTCTAGACGAACACGCTCAACATAGAGATCTGGTTCTTCTGCATCTTCATTAATTTCATCACTCTTCTTTTTGTCTTTATTTGACGGTACTTGTCTCTTCGAGAATAATCTATCAATCCTGATATGAAAGCATTGCATGGATAATTGGATATGATGCTTTATCAAAGGAAAACCCATTCAGTTCAGCAAAAGTGAAAACAGTTGACTTTGAGACGTGATACCTTGTTACCCTGAGCAATGACCTCCATGCTCGAGATATGATGACATCCAGTTTCTCCATGAAGAAGTAGTCAGTTGTCCGATCAATTCCAATACCCCGACGGAAGACGATATACTGCAAATATGTGGTTGATTATGAAATATCTATAAATTATTACGCAGggctaaaaaaaagaaaaaaaaacagtggcATGCTAACTAACTTGAATGTCCTCTTGAGCAATGGTACCAAAGAAAGACTAGTTATGAAATAAATACAACAAATATACTAGTTTCTCCAATTTTCATTCGCTCCTGTCTTTTACATGCAGCACTCAATTTATGAATCATTAGCATGGACCAAGTAATTGTGCAGTTTGCGAAGGAAAGATGACTCGTAGAGTGAActacaagaaacaaaaaagtaCCTTATCAGCGAATGCTGGTAGATTATCATGTGGGTGGTCCTTAAAGTACCTTGTCAAAAGCTTGCTGTCTACCTATATTTTTTCAAATAGTAGATGAAAGTGAAGTAAATTACATTGTCAGCATTCATATCCAGAATTTTACAGAAGTGACTTCATACCCTTGATTCATCAACTTTTATggggaggttcagaagatactgGCCAGACTGGGCTACCTCATACTCTTCGTCGGATAGCAACTTGAAGTTGCTCTTTTCCATTATCTACTTAAGATCACCAATTGTATTTTGAAACATAGGTAGTACAAGTTATCGTCGTTTAAAATTTCAAGTATCATGCTCATTAGTATGAAATGAAGTAGATAGTGAGCCAACCTGAAAAATGTAGGTTAAGAAATTGAGTTCTAGAGTATCAAGCTCATTGGATGTCATGCCCTGCTGCTCCAAACTCTTCTCACCATTAACAGGATCAAATAATGCGTACAATTGCTGCATCACAGCACAAACATCAAGATAGTCGATCGACTTCGACTGTCATAAATGAATAGAAAAGAGGTACAAACCATTAGATCATCAAATTGGAGAAGATACCAAGCACGGATTGTGTACTCCACCCTCTTGCATAGCTTCATGAACTCGGCACGGTCATTGTCGCGCTCTGCAGAGTTATCAAGAGCATGTGTGCATTATGGCAGCCAAATGATTCACACCATTTCAATTATGAAATTTCAGATAGTCAGAAATAGTACTGCAGAAGGTAAAGTAACTTGGATTTTTCTGAAAGAAATAAAAGGCACGAAATCACTCTAAAAAAATGTGAGGATTGACAGGTAACTAAAAATTATGTAAGATTCACATTATCTATAGAAGCATTGATGGAAATTGACATGCATTTTGTGAGAGATGTAACATTACATATCACTTGGAAAACGCACATATATTTAGTACCGGTAAAGGAAATATATGATGACAGCCGCAATAAACGGAACTTTAAGAATAAAACCTGTGCTCCTTTTTCTACTTCAGCAGTTAAGTAATGTCCGGACAATTTACGAACCTAAGGCTCCCAAAGCTATCAAATAAATTACTCGCATTTTCCTTCAATAGAAATTTAGTACTCTAGTTCcaatatagggggtgtttgggaacgccctgttaaagtttaacacctgtcacatcggatgtttggatactaattaggagtattaaacatagactaattaaaaaagtaattgcacagatggagtataattcgcgagacgaatctactaaacctaattagtccatgatttgacaatatggtgctacagtaaccatttgctaatgatggattaattaggcttaatagattcgtctagcgaattagcacagggttctgcaattagttttataattagctcatgtttagtcctcctaattagcatccgaacatccgacgtgacactgttaaagtttagcacctcgtatccaaacagccccataATTCACGGCCCTAGGTCCGGTTGTTGCAATGCAAGGAAAATGATAAAGAAACGAACTGAACCAAATGATCAGAGAATGAGACACACGCACGCAGATACGATTCCCGGTGACACTACGATGCAATCATCTCCCCCATCTCCTAAGAAACGGAACGCCTCCATGCCCCGCGAGCGACCCAAATCCATCCCCCGGCGAATGCCCGCGCAGCCGTAAGCATGATCGGACCACGAAACGGGCGGCGACGATGGACGGGGCGGGGTTAAGCATGGTATAGATACCGATGAGGTAGGCGAGCTTCATGACGAGCTTGGGCTTGAGGATGGGGATGACGGACTCGCGCTCGAGCCGTATCACCTCCTTGACGACCCCGTCCCTCTTGGCCTTCCCCTtggcctccatcgccgccgccgaagccgtcGCGGGCCTCCCGTCGtccccggcctccgcctcctccatcagcgggccgggcggccggcgcgatGTATAGAGCCGCGGTCGGCCGGGATCGGATTCGATTGTTCGAGCCGTGGAGGCGGGGGGAAAGGATGGCGTCGGCGAGCGTCGATGCGATGCGGGAGAGAGGGAGCGGGGTGAACGGGGTGGTGTGGTGGCTCGCGCCTTTTCGCGGTGGCGGCACGAGGAGCGCGCGGCCTGTCGCGGGG containing:
- the LOC101756720 gene encoding succinate dehydrogenase assembly factor 2, mitochondrial, producing the protein MAAALLRRALLLRRVLPSPSPSPTLPAASAHRLLSAFTTSQQNAATTVDLSSDESRRRLLNRLVYRSKQRGFLELDLVLGSWVEQHVHSMDESNIRALLQVLDLENPDLWKWFTGQEQPPEDLNSNPVFTAIKSKVTDNLSKHASPETRSTPGQPWVRGWDDIKKGKDGPKYGNQ
- the LOC101757138 gene encoding uncharacterized protein LOC101757138, producing the protein MEEAEAGDDGRPATASAAAMEAKGKAKRDGVVKEVIRLERESVIPILKPKLVMKLAYLIERDNDRAEFMKLCKRVEYTIRAWYLLQFDDLMQLYALFDPVNGEKSLEQQGMTSNELDTLELNFLTYIFQIMEKSNFKLLSDEEYEVAQSGQYLLNLPIKVDESRVDSKLLTRYFKDHPHDNLPAFADKYIVFRRGIGIDRTTDYFFMEKLDVIISRAWRSLLRVTRIDRLFSKRQVPSNKDKKKSDEINEDAEEPDLYVERVRLEKMELSIKNLLRKMTIQEPAFERMIVVYRKASTESKPDRGIYVKHFKHIPMADMELVLPEKKNPSLTPMDWVTFLISAVIGLVTLISSLEMPKADIWFVTAILSGLIGYCAKIYFTFQANMVTYQNLITKSMYDKQLDSGKGTLLHLCDDVIQQEVKEVIVSYYILMEQGKATIQDLDLRCEQLIKEEFGVECNFDVVDAVKKLEKLGIVSRDSIGRILCVPLKRANEIIGTTTEEMVIRAQQAPAAS